The following proteins are encoded in a genomic region of Candidatus Eisenbacteria bacterium:
- a CDS encoding cytochrome c oxidase assembly protein, with translation MTIRISNKVFGLALAGVVLLMFSFAYANVPLFKMFCERFGLDGSGKAKMQGGAPIVSSATANVKGRDVRVKFMGVAGTGLPVRFGPSAPAVSTYPGKPVKVDYTFENTSGDSVYFRAVHSIRPVQAAKEFQLMECFCFEDQTLAPHETRVLPVYFALSPRFPEKVNELILNYTLFPRDPNQAMPVPATEANSN, from the coding sequence GTGACGATCCGGATCTCCAACAAGGTGTTCGGGCTCGCGCTCGCGGGTGTCGTGCTCCTCATGTTCTCGTTCGCGTACGCGAACGTGCCCCTGTTCAAGATGTTCTGCGAGCGCTTCGGGCTCGACGGCTCGGGGAAGGCCAAGATGCAGGGAGGAGCCCCCATCGTCTCGAGCGCCACGGCGAACGTGAAAGGGAGGGACGTGCGGGTCAAGTTCATGGGCGTCGCGGGCACGGGGCTCCCGGTCCGGTTCGGACCCTCGGCGCCGGCCGTCTCGACGTATCCGGGGAAGCCCGTGAAGGTGGACTACACGTTCGAGAACACGAGCGGCGACTCGGTCTACTTCCGCGCGGTGCACAGCATCCGGCCCGTGCAGGCGGCCAAGGAGTTCCAGCTCATGGAGTGCTTCTGCTTCGAGGATCAGACGCTCGCGCCGCACGAGACGCGCGTGCTTCCGGTCTACTTCGCGCTCTCGCCCCGATTCCCGGAGAAGGTGAACGAGCTGATCCTGAACTACACGCTCTTCCCGAGGGACCCGAACCAGGCGATGCCGGTGCCCGCGACCGAGGCGAACTCGAATTGA